A region from the Drosophila takahashii strain IR98-3 E-12201 chromosome 2L, DtakHiC1v2, whole genome shotgun sequence genome encodes:
- the LOC108055397 gene encoding uncharacterized protein, whose protein sequence is MAWKTFTLLPLLWAATLANPLSSTVEPFTPPAPNTETQPQVIKEEHFPAMAPPQAIESSGSSGQPILLQPPPPPALPSGDEDALRRRTITYDQRQEGQYNIRADLENFMILLIPPGPQEGISLLELLGRGNTKGSGALKRKHPLRSNSLKSYYQKSQLQKLQQQQNHQQSSPAVALPEFIEGRSPYHVDISASDPEQAQRLQRQQVDVLPPQLIPMPQLIKPFHLEAEPELIQALPPVSASSSAGSNLLESYNHPGSQYFRSSRSLRGDSYLDTNRLTGGGDYGSPRSISAPIYRSDLGASGAHGLYPPIDVPSYFSDQPRSWQLDEEPTRPQAVEPEIVSFDLLADDDLTESRTLLRDGLARCARGERRDSYGACRKIEGY, encoded by the coding sequence ATGGCCTGGAAGACTTTCACGCTTTTACCCCTGCTATGGGCAGCCACCCTGGCCAACCCATTGAGCTCCACAGTGGAGCCATTTACCCCACCAGCTCCCAACACCGAGACGCAGCCGCAGGTCATCAAGGAGGAGCACTTCCCGGCCATGGCTCCGCCGCAGGCTATCGAGTCCAGCGGTTCCAGTGGCCAGCCCATTCTACTGcaacctcctcctccgccagcTTTGCCCAGCGGAGATGAGGATGCACTGCGTCGCCGAACCATCACCTACGATCAGCGGCAGGAGGGGCAGTATAACATACGCGCCGATCTCGAGAACTTCATGATCCTGCTGATCCCACCTGGACCGCAGGAAGGTATCAGTCTGCTGGAGCTGCTGGGACGGGGAAACACCAAGGGCAGTGGAGCGCTCAAGCGGAAGCATCCACTGAGGAGCAACTCCCTGAAGTCCTACTACCAGAAGAGTCAGCTCCAGaagctgcaacagcagcagaatcaTCAGCAATCCTCGCCAGCTGTGGCTCTGCCGGAATTCATCGAAGGACGCTCGCCCTATCACGTGGACATCTCGGCCAGCGATCCGGAGCAGGCGCAACGTCTGCAGCGCCAGCAGGTGGACGTACTGCCTCCTCAGTTGATTCCCATGCCGCAGCTGATCAAGCCCTTCCATCTGGAGGCGGAACCGGAGCTCATTCAGGCCCTGCCCCCCGTTTCCGCCAGCAGCAGTGCTGGCTCCAATCTCCTCGAGAGCTACAACCATCCAGGATCGCAGTACTTCCGCAGTTCCCGTTCCCTGCGAGGTGACAGCTATCTGGATACCAATCGTCTGACCGGAGGTGGTGACTATGGCAGTCCGCGCTCCATCAGTGCGCCCATCTACCGCAGCGATCTTGGTGCCAGCGGAGCCCATGGTCTTTACCCACCCATCGATGTGCCGTCCTACTTCTCGGATCAACCCCGCTCCTGGCAGCTGGACGAGGAGCCCACCAGGCCACAGGCGGTCGAACCGGAGATCGTTAGCTTCGATCTGTTGGCCGATGACGACCTGACCGAATCCCGAACCCTTCTGCGCGACGGCTTGGCCCGCTGTGCCCGGGGGGAGCGGCGGGATAGCTACGGAGCCTGTCGCAAGATCGAGGGCTACTGA
- the LOC108055389 gene encoding uncharacterized protein, producing the protein MCKFTNRLFVFALLLLAFGKLQAQPVGGKIRPGNSRNVVSDLLEVLYDDYSENGFQREDILYDQRQKGAENFQLKVDGVVIGMAPQMGSHWLYTMAEYYLSEMMLRQSTPEPDSNQMYEKDSEKDSDTESGVPEGITKIPETSKNDLESRQHQIVAPQNSSRTPSQLLQLLKMLKSSKA; encoded by the exons ATGTGCAAGTTCACCAACCGGCTGTTTGTGTTTGCCCTGCTGCTCTTGGCATTTGGAAAACTTCAAGCCCAACCCGTTGGTGGGAAGATTAGGCCAGGGAATTCGAGGAACGTGGTTAGCGACTTGCTGGAGGTCTTGTATGACGACTATTCGGAGAATGGTTTTCAGCGGGAGGACATTCTCTACGACCAAAGGCAAAAGGGCGCCGAGAATTTTCAGCTGAAAGTTGATGGGGTCGTTATTGGAATGGCCCCTCAAATGGGTTCCCACTGGCTTTACACGATGGCCGAATATTATTTGA GTGAAATGATGTTGCGCCAATCCACTCCAGAACCAGACTCAAATCAAATGTACGAAAAGGATTCTGAAAAGGATTCAGATACGGAATCTGGAGTCCCCGAGGGCATTACTAAAATTCCAGAGACCTCCAAAAATGACTTGGAAAGCAGACAACATCAAATTGTAGCTCCTCAAAACTCCAGCCG GACCCCATCTCAACTGCTCCAGCTACTGAAGATGCTTAAAAGTTCCAAGgcctaa
- the ref(2)P gene encoding protein ref(2)P — translation MPEKLLKITYQGAAVAGPQKKINAYLRMPSQNYTILRREIELYLFQERQLPKCDIRTFWIDTDQDEIEIINQNDYEIFLAKCEDNMHVQVAPLASVEEEPKAFKQESSSAHAGAPSVDDPSNFTIHDSVECDGCGLAPLIGFRYKCIQCSNYDLCQKCEAAHKHPEHLMLRMPTNNGPSTIDAWITGGNPLGRRCGRRSRGHCPFQEAAQAAPAGDSARESRRERRHARRHGGVLSQFVEMMTNLPLNETTATAPAAEPEKPKAAEPSTSAPQAEPTVTAQKAAETEAKPTEPKKINTAPTVPPTEDPVTTPTTPVINLENLTQMVPPEYMRAGIEILNNFSEMFAKMIDPAETGDSGIFAPSMTPTTEAKKPEEKAQSSGQSTASSASQSAAPSAVPSAAPSASQSAAPSAAPSAVPSTTPSISGSISDAPSETEPLIAKPAEAAPVSVTNSEPEEERRRSDSPDPDWQVIDNAYSANNTNLINLESANPTAAPQQPVRDFGQLGELLRQHINEEARVEQATANTQTSQVDTVTTSTSTTSVSTNSVGTSPAAPEEKRSVPVYHTDERINASIHAMMAMGFSNEGAWLTQLLESVQGNIPAALDIMHVSQNRN, via the exons ATGCCGGAAAAGCTGTTGAAAATCACCTATCAGGGAGCCGCCGTCGCTGGAccccaaaagaaaataaacgcATACTTGCGTATGCCCAGCCAGAATTACACCATATTGCGCCGCGAAATAGAGCTATATCTATTCCAGGAACGTCAGCTGCCCAAATGCGACATTAGGACCTTCTGGATTG ATACTGACCAGGATGAAATCGAAATTATCAACCAAAATGACTATGAGATTTTCCTGGCCAAGTGCGAGGACAATATGCATGTTCAGGTGGCTCCATTGGCGTCCGTAGAGGAGGAGCCAAAGGCCTTCAAGCAGGAGAGTTCCTCGGCCCACGCTGGAGCTCCTTCCGTCGACGATCCGAGCAATTTCACCATCCACGACTCCGTTGAGTGCGATGGCTGCGGCTTGGCCCCGTTGATTGGCTTCCGCTACAAGTGCATCCAGTGCAGCAACTACGATCTTTGCCAGAAATGTGAGGCAGCCCACAAGCATCCCGAGCACTTGATGCTTCGCATGCCGACCAACAATGGACCCAGCACGATTGATGCCTGGATTACCGGGGGTAATCCATTGGGACGCCGCTGCGGCCGTCGCTCCAGGGGTCACTGCCCCTTCCAGGAGGCAGCTCAGGCCGCTCCCGCTGGCGATTCCGCCAGGGAGAGTCGCCGCGAGCGTCGTCATGCCCGTCGCCATGGCGGTGTCTTGTCCCAGTTTGTGGAAATGATGACCAACTTGCCGTTGAACGAAACTACGGCCACTGCACCTGCAGCTGAACCGGAGAAGCCCAAGGCTGCAGAGCCATCCACAAGTGCTCCCCAAGCTGAGCCCACTGTAACGGCTCAAAAGGCTGCCGAAACCGAAGCCAAGCCAACTGagccaaagaaaataaacactGCTCCAACTGTTCCGCCGACCGAGGATCCAGTTACTACCCCAACTACTCCGGTGATCAATCTGGAGAACTTGACTCAGATGGTACCACCCGAGTACATGCGCGCTGGCATCGAGATCCTAAACAATTTCAGCGAAATGTTTGCCAAGATGATCGATCCTGCTGAGACAGGAGATTCGGGAATTTTTGCTCCCTCCATGACTCCCACTACCGAGGCCAAGAAACCAGAGGAGAAGGCTCAATCCAGTGGCCAGTCAACGGCTTCTTCGGCCAGCCAGTCGGCTGCTCCCTCTGCTGTTCCCTCAGCTGCTCCATCGGCCAGCCAGTCAGCTGCTCCCTCTGCTGCTCCCTCAGCTGTACCCTCAACCACTCCCTCTATTTCTGGATCCATCTCCGATGCTCCGTCCGAGACAGAGCCCTTGATTGCCAAGCCAGCTGAAGCTGCACCAGTTTCGGTGACCAACAGCGAGCCAGAGGAGGAAAGACGCCGTTCGGACAGCCCGGACCCGGACTGGCAGGTTATCGACAATGCTTACTCAGCAAACAACACCAACTTGATCAACTTGGAATCGGCCAATCCCACAGCTGCTCCCCAGCAGCCGGTGCGTGACTTTGGCCAGCTGGGCGAACTTCTGCGTCAGCACATCAACGAAGAGGCTCGCGTTGAGCAGGCTACAGCCAACACCCAGACTTCTCAGGTGGATACGGTGACCACGTCGACCTCGACCACATCCGTGTCCACCAATAGCGTCGGCACCTCACCAGCAGCTCCCGAGGAGAAACGCAGTGTTCCCGTCTACCACACTG ATGAACGCATCAATGCATCCATCCATGCCATGATGGCCATGGGATTCAGCAACGAGGGCGCCTGGCTCACCCAGTTACTGGAGTCGGTTCAAGGCAATATTCCAGCCGCGTTGGACATAATGCATGTCTCGCAGAACCGCAACTAA
- the LOC108055462 gene encoding uncharacterized protein, protein MTTEELQGSYGGFYFGFCTLISHVLLAGITAAIVYKCLVLKLVHTAGHAFYCTIGFVFFMGEALLVRNSTYLESWLGPLNLNRLHAALGLLAFVVGVGGIGIKTWQKLERKWEDPNASVRHFKSNHAFYGIIGCALLLGSVLTGLPLYFISGGFTLKMLHRFFGLTGFLALMVSQMFGYNTGFGRRQWKAHHQKLFKFFTFIATITTANYEFRRFARDIVGLATNYFVGSEAVEAREDL, encoded by the exons ATGACGACTGAAGAATTACAAGGTTCCTATGGAGGCTTCTACTTTGGCTTCTGCACCCTGATCTCACATGTTCTTCTCGCGGGGATCACCGCAGCCATCGTCTACAAGTGTCTGGTTCTCAAGTTGGTACACACGGCTGGACATGCTTTCTACTGTACAATCGGC TTTGTTTTCTTCATGGGCGAGGCGCTGCTAGTGCGAAATAGCACATATCTCGAGTCCTGGCTGGGTCCTCTAAACCTTAACCGCCTACATGCTGCCCTGGGTCTCCTGGCCTTTGTGGTTGGAGTCGGTGGGATCGGTATTAAGACTTGGCAAAAGCTGGAGCGTAAATGGGAAGATCCCAATGCCTCCGTTCGCCACTTCAAGAGCAACCACGCATTCTATG GTATTATCGGCTGTGCTCTTCTGCTAGGTAGCGTTCTCACCGGTCTTCCGCTGTATTTCATCAGTGGTGGCTTCACCTTGAAAATGCTCCATCGATTCTTTGGACTGACTGGATTTCTAGCCCTAATGGTCTCTCAAATGTTCGGCTATAACACCGGATTCGGGCGACGACAGTGGAAGGCACATCACCAGAAGCTCTTCAAGTTCTTCACATTTATCGCTACCATAACTACAGCAAATTACGAATTTCGAAGATTTGCACGGGATATTGTTGGATTGGcaacaaattattttgttggATCAGAAGCAGTTGAAGCGAGAGAAGATCTTTAA